Proteins from a genomic interval of Nitrospina gracilis Nb-211:
- the dnaE gene encoding DNA polymerase III subunit alpha, translating to MRHSNFVHLHVHTHFSLLDSSLRHEALFKRAEEFKMPAVTMTDHGNLFGAMEFYQGARKHGLKPIIGCEVYVAPESRLKKDDNFRLRDAAHHLILLARNQTGYENLVKLVTSGYLEGFYYKPRIDKELLAQHADGLIALSSCNRGELAHYINKENLPRALKMAEQYKEIMGDDNFYLELQDHKLDWQEPINKGLIEIGKKLDLPVVATNNCHYLDKEDFRSHEILLCLQTGKTMDDPYRMKYHSDEYYFKSPQEMEALFRDIPEAIENTIKIAERCNFDLETGRDNLPEYPVPEAHTLYSYLEEQSRLGLKERYEEMDKAGQAYDRTVYEDRLEEELAIIKKMGYPGYFLIVWDFIRYAREHGIPVGPGRGSAAGSLVAYSLRITNLDPIQYGLLFERFLNPERVSMPDIDIDFCMEKRDEVIRYVTDKYGGHDFVTQIITFGSMNAKGVIRDVGRVLGMTYGEVDKIAKLVPNRLNITLTDAMNEEPRFKEMSKENENIEELLNVALKLEGLPRHCSTHAAGVVISPKPLTEFLPLYKGNNDEIVTQFSMNNIEKLGLLKMDFLGLRTLTVIHNALRLIRESEGTELDLDAIPKDDAETYKLLSEARTRGVFQLESSGMRDLLLKMKPDSFEDIIALLALFRPGPLESGMVDDYVKRKHGTLEEKYELPQLKDILQETHGVILYQEQVMKIANVLAGFTLGDADLLRRAMGKKKPEEMAQQREKFYQGSHKNKIPDKKSERIFDLMEKFAGYGFNKSHSAAYALISYQTAYLKAHYPLQFFGALISSEMDNTDKVIRYINDCREMGIQMMPPDVNRSFRDFSIYEDKLVFGLGAIKNVGASAIDIIIETRNQVGEFTSLKQFCESVDLNKVNKRVIESLIKSGAFDSVGESRAGMMKHLQAYMDMGQSRQRDRQLGQSSMFDLLGEEEEEISVSSEPVEEWSDHDRLKFEKETIGFYVSGHPLMKYQKDIAWFTDANSANLSERPNGKEVSIAGVPFKIITKTTKKGDKMALMTLEDLQGTVEVTVWPETYKNSLEILEQDGPILVKGTVEADENWPKVIANEIRPLAEAKDYWKGTVHIHIRTPGLEKTTLHSVKDVLARHPGNNQLLVHFLFPEGGPARQRTVQATLKVKPCDEVIEQIEELLGENSINFE from the coding sequence ATGCGTCATTCCAATTTCGTGCACCTGCACGTGCACACGCATTTCAGCCTGCTGGATTCGTCTCTCCGCCACGAGGCGCTGTTCAAACGCGCCGAGGAGTTCAAGATGCCGGCGGTGACGATGACCGACCACGGCAACCTGTTCGGGGCAATGGAGTTCTACCAGGGCGCACGCAAGCACGGCCTCAAGCCCATTATCGGGTGCGAGGTGTACGTCGCGCCGGAAAGCCGGTTGAAGAAAGACGACAACTTCCGCCTGCGCGACGCCGCGCACCACCTCATCCTGCTCGCCCGCAACCAGACCGGTTACGAGAACCTCGTGAAACTCGTAACCTCCGGCTATCTGGAAGGATTTTATTACAAGCCGCGCATCGACAAGGAACTGCTCGCCCAGCACGCGGACGGACTGATCGCTCTGAGTTCATGCAACCGCGGCGAACTCGCCCATTACATCAACAAGGAGAACCTGCCGCGCGCGCTCAAGATGGCGGAGCAGTACAAGGAGATCATGGGCGACGACAACTTCTACCTGGAGTTGCAGGACCACAAGCTGGACTGGCAGGAGCCCATCAACAAGGGGCTGATCGAAATCGGCAAGAAACTCGACCTCCCCGTGGTCGCCACCAACAACTGCCATTACCTCGATAAGGAGGATTTTCGTTCGCACGAGATTCTGCTTTGTTTGCAGACCGGCAAGACGATGGACGACCCATACCGCATGAAGTACCACTCGGACGAGTATTACTTCAAGTCGCCGCAGGAGATGGAAGCATTGTTCCGGGACATCCCGGAAGCGATCGAGAACACCATCAAAATCGCCGAGCGTTGCAACTTCGATCTCGAAACGGGACGGGACAACCTACCGGAGTATCCGGTGCCGGAAGCGCACACGCTCTATTCCTACCTGGAAGAACAGTCGCGGCTGGGATTGAAAGAGCGGTACGAGGAAATGGACAAGGCGGGGCAGGCGTACGACCGCACGGTGTACGAAGACCGGCTGGAAGAAGAACTCGCCATCATCAAGAAGATGGGCTATCCGGGTTACTTTCTCATCGTGTGGGACTTCATCCGCTATGCGCGGGAGCATGGCATTCCCGTTGGGCCGGGCCGTGGTTCGGCGGCGGGGAGCCTTGTCGCCTATTCGCTCCGCATCACCAACCTCGACCCCATCCAGTACGGCCTGCTGTTCGAACGTTTTCTGAATCCGGAGCGCGTCAGCATGCCGGATATCGACATCGACTTCTGCATGGAAAAACGCGACGAAGTCATCCGCTACGTCACGGACAAATACGGCGGGCACGATTTCGTGACGCAGATCATCACCTTCGGAAGCATGAACGCGAAAGGCGTCATCCGCGACGTCGGCCGCGTGCTGGGAATGACCTACGGCGAGGTGGACAAGATCGCCAAGCTGGTGCCGAACCGGCTCAACATCACGCTCACCGACGCGATGAACGAGGAGCCGCGTTTCAAGGAGATGTCGAAGGAAAACGAAAACATCGAGGAGCTTCTAAACGTCGCGCTCAAGCTGGAAGGCCTGCCGCGCCACTGCTCGACCCACGCGGCGGGGGTGGTCATCTCGCCCAAACCGCTCACGGAATTCCTGCCGCTGTACAAGGGCAACAACGACGAAATCGTGACCCAGTTCTCGATGAACAATATCGAAAAGCTGGGGTTGTTGAAGATGGACTTCCTCGGCCTGCGCACGCTCACCGTCATTCACAACGCGCTCAGACTGATCCGCGAGTCGGAAGGCACGGAACTCGACCTCGACGCCATCCCGAAAGACGATGCGGAGACCTATAAGCTGTTGAGCGAAGCCAGAACGCGCGGCGTGTTCCAGTTGGAAAGCTCCGGTATGCGCGACCTTCTGCTCAAGATGAAGCCGGACAGCTTTGAGGACATCATCGCCCTCCTTGCGCTGTTCCGCCCGGGTCCCCTGGAAAGCGGCATGGTGGACGACTACGTGAAGCGCAAGCACGGCACGCTGGAAGAGAAATACGAACTGCCGCAGTTGAAGGACATCCTGCAAGAGACGCACGGCGTCATCCTCTACCAGGAACAGGTGATGAAGATCGCCAACGTGCTGGCGGGATTCACGCTGGGCGACGCGGATCTCCTGCGCCGCGCCATGGGCAAGAAAAAGCCGGAGGAGATGGCGCAACAGCGCGAGAAGTTCTACCAGGGCAGTCACAAGAACAAGATCCCGGACAAGAAGTCGGAGCGCATCTTCGACCTGATGGAAAAATTCGCGGGCTACGGGTTTAACAAGTCGCACAGCGCCGCGTATGCCCTCATCTCTTACCAGACCGCGTATCTGAAAGCGCATTACCCGCTGCAGTTTTTCGGCGCGCTGATCTCCAGCGAAATGGACAACACCGACAAGGTGATCCGCTACATCAACGACTGCCGCGAGATGGGCATCCAGATGATGCCGCCGGACGTCAACCGCAGTTTCCGCGACTTCTCCATTTACGAGGACAAGCTGGTGTTCGGGCTGGGTGCGATCAAGAACGTCGGCGCGTCGGCCATCGACATCATCATCGAAACGCGCAACCAGGTGGGTGAGTTCACCTCGCTCAAGCAGTTCTGCGAGTCGGTGGACCTGAACAAGGTGAACAAGCGCGTCATCGAAAGCCTGATCAAGAGCGGCGCGTTCGATTCCGTCGGCGAAAGCCGCGCCGGGATGATGAAGCACCTGCAGGCGTACATGGACATGGGGCAGTCGCGCCAGCGCGACCGGCAGTTGGGTCAGTCCAGTATGTTCGATCTTTTGGGCGAAGAGGAAGAGGAGATCTCGGTGTCGTCGGAACCCGTTGAGGAATGGAGCGACCACGACCGCCTGAAATTCGAAAAGGAGACCATCGGCTTTTACGTGTCCGGCCATCCGCTGATGAAGTACCAGAAGGACATCGCATGGTTCACCGACGCCAACTCCGCCAACCTGTCCGAGCGACCCAATGGCAAGGAAGTCAGCATCGCAGGGGTGCCGTTCAAGATCATCACCAAGACGACGAAGAAGGGCGACAAGATGGCGCTCATGACGCTCGAGGACTTGCAGGGCACGGTGGAGGTCACGGTGTGGCCGGAGACGTACAAAAACTCACTGGAGATTTTGGAGCAGGACGGCCCGATTCTGGTGAAGGGCACGGTGGAGGCCGACGAAAACTGGCCGAAGGTGATCGCGAACGAGATCCGTCCGCTGGCCGAAGCGAAGGATTACTGGAAAGGCACGGTGCACATCCACATCCGCACGCCGGGACTGGAAAAGACCACCCTGCATTCGGTGAAGGACGTGCTGGCGCGTCATCCGGGAAACAACCAACTGCTGGTGCACTTCCTGTTTCCGGAAGGCGGACCGGCGAGGCAACGCACGGTGCAGGCCACTCTCAAAGTGAAACCCTGCGACGAGGTCATCGAACAGATCGAGGAGTTGCTCGGCGAAAACTCGATCAACTTCGAATAG
- the ald gene encoding alanine dehydrogenase, with translation MIIGVPKEIKEDEYRVSMTPAGVTELIADGHTVLVEETAGEGSGITDDDYARTGAKILSCKEVFEQADMIIKVKEPLPEEFPRLRENQILYTYLHLAPAPELTQGLLDRKVAGIAYETVQMEDGSLPLLVPMSEVAGRMSVHEGAKYLERENGGRGILLGGVPGVDPGHIVIIGGGIVGMNAAKMAIGTSARVTLLDIDLERLRFIDDIFNGRVKTIMSNKLNLCEYTAMADLVIGAVLLTGARSPKLITRDMLKSMRTGSVVVDVGIDQGGILETSRPTTHSDPIFEVEGVIHYCVANMPGAVARTSTYALTNATLPYARELAHKGFKTALVESRPLRHGLNVYKGHVTHPVVAEALGMEYVPFEKLLD, from the coding sequence ATGATTATTGGCGTCCCAAAAGAAATCAAGGAAGATGAATACCGCGTGTCCATGACTCCCGCCGGGGTGACTGAGCTCATCGCCGATGGCCACACCGTGCTGGTGGAAGAAACGGCGGGGGAGGGGAGCGGCATCACCGACGACGATTACGCCCGCACGGGAGCGAAAATCCTTTCCTGCAAGGAGGTGTTCGAGCAGGCAGACATGATCATCAAGGTCAAGGAACCCCTGCCGGAGGAGTTTCCGCGTCTGCGCGAAAACCAGATCCTGTACACTTACCTGCACCTGGCGCCGGCGCCGGAGTTGACGCAGGGCCTGCTCGACCGCAAGGTGGCGGGCATCGCGTACGAAACGGTTCAAATGGAAGACGGCTCCCTGCCGCTCCTCGTGCCGATGAGCGAGGTGGCGGGACGCATGTCCGTGCACGAGGGCGCGAAATACCTCGAGCGCGAAAACGGCGGACGCGGCATCCTGCTGGGTGGCGTGCCGGGGGTCGATCCGGGTCACATCGTCATCATCGGTGGCGGCATCGTCGGCATGAACGCGGCGAAGATGGCCATCGGCACCAGCGCGCGGGTGACCTTGCTGGACATCGACCTCGAACGCCTGCGTTTCATCGATGACATCTTCAATGGGCGCGTGAAGACCATCATGTCGAACAAACTCAATCTGTGTGAGTACACGGCGATGGCGGACCTCGTCATTGGTGCGGTTCTGCTGACGGGCGCGAGGTCGCCGAAACTCATCACGCGTGACATGCTGAAGAGCATGCGCACCGGATCGGTGGTCGTGGATGTGGGCATCGACCAGGGCGGCATCCTGGAGACCTCGCGCCCGACGACGCACTCGGACCCGATCTTCGAGGTGGAGGGGGTCATTCACTACTGCGTGGCCAACATGCCGGGCGCGGTGGCGCGCACGTCCACCTACGCCCTGACCAACGCCACCCTGCCTTACGCCAGGGAACTGGCGCATAAGGGATTCAAGACGGCGTTGGTGGAAAGCCGGCCGCTCCGCCACGGACTCAACGTGTACAAGGGGCACGTCACGCACCCGGTGGTGGCCGAGGCGCTGGGTATGGAATACGTGCCGTTTGAAAAACTGCTGGACTGA
- a CDS encoding arginyltransferase, producing the protein MLAHFIDSKPFQCGYFKDRQSLFEEYLLEDISEVEFDYMLAHGMRHFGEYYFRPRCGTCHECVPIRVRVDEFRMTRSQKRALKACEGIEIRMGLPQFTKQKFRLYLEHKKRFHALQDDVEDEQNFRLSFYVNTPFGMEFEYYYNGDLVGVALADVTQRSFSAIYTFYTNPAPQMSLGTFSVLKQIQLCQRRGIAYYYMGYFISHNHSLAYKANFRPNEIYVNNQWKPFRNAEGDYLVPENQVCWVNNDALVKAASHPDRTMQSI; encoded by the coding sequence ATGCTCGCGCATTTTATTGATTCCAAACCCTTTCAGTGCGGTTACTTCAAGGACCGGCAATCGCTGTTCGAGGAGTACCTGCTGGAAGACATCTCGGAAGTGGAGTTCGATTACATGCTGGCGCACGGCATGCGCCATTTCGGAGAATACTATTTCCGCCCCCGTTGCGGCACCTGCCACGAGTGCGTGCCGATCCGCGTGCGGGTCGATGAGTTCCGCATGACGCGGAGCCAGAAGCGGGCGCTCAAGGCCTGCGAGGGCATCGAAATCCGCATGGGTTTGCCGCAGTTCACCAAGCAGAAATTCCGTCTGTACCTTGAGCATAAAAAACGGTTTCACGCTTTGCAGGACGACGTCGAGGACGAGCAGAACTTCCGCCTGTCGTTTTATGTGAACACGCCGTTCGGGATGGAGTTCGAGTATTATTACAACGGCGATCTGGTGGGGGTGGCGCTGGCGGATGTGACCCAGCGTTCGTTTTCCGCCATCTACACGTTTTACACCAACCCGGCGCCGCAGATGAGCCTGGGCACATTCAGCGTGCTCAAGCAGATCCAGCTCTGTCAGCGGCGGGGCATTGCCTATTACTACATGGGCTACTTCATTTCACACAACCACTCGCTGGCCTACAAAGCCAACTTCCGGCCCAACGAGATTTATGTGAACAACCAGTGGAAGCCGTTCCGCAACGCAGAGGGCGACTACCTGGTGCCGGAAAATCAGGTGTGCTGGGTGAACAACGACGCCCTCGTCAAGGCCGCATCCCACCCGGACCGGACGATGCAGTCCATCTGA
- a CDS encoding TIGR04283 family arsenosugar biosynthesis glycosyltransferase codes for MEPTLNVSVIIPTWNESRLLPDTLERLKGIAPYEILIGDGGSDDDTQDIAERHGVRCIASARGRAVQMNAAAGQAQGDLLLFLHADSHLDEAGFQRMVAVMKRGRHIGGAFSLEIDSPKPALRTISRLATLRSRYLNLVYGDQGIFVLPEVFRELGGFSPLPICEDLDFFRRLKKRGRTVLLRESISTSARRWHAEGLVWTTSRNILIASLFLMGFSPTRLSKWYPPKR; via the coding sequence ATGGAACCGACCTTGAACGTCTCGGTGATCATCCCGACATGGAACGAATCCCGCCTGCTTCCGGACACGCTGGAACGGCTGAAAGGGATCGCACCATACGAAATCCTAATCGGCGACGGCGGCAGTGACGACGACACGCAAGACATCGCCGAGCGCCACGGCGTGCGCTGTATCGCCTCCGCCCGCGGCCGTGCGGTGCAGATGAACGCCGCCGCCGGACAGGCCCAGGGCGACCTGTTGTTGTTTCTGCACGCCGACAGCCATCTGGATGAGGCAGGATTTCAGCGCATGGTAGCGGTCATGAAGCGGGGACGGCACATCGGCGGCGCGTTCAGCCTGGAAATCGACTCCCCGAAACCCGCTTTACGGACCATTTCCCGCTTGGCCACCCTGCGCTCGCGCTACCTGAACCTGGTATACGGCGATCAGGGCATTTTCGTCCTGCCGGAGGTGTTCCGCGAACTGGGGGGATTTTCGCCTTTGCCCATCTGCGAGGACCTGGATTTCTTCCGCCGCCTCAAAAAACGCGGGCGGACGGTGCTCCTGCGTGAGTCCATCTCCACTTCCGCCCGCCGCTGGCACGCCGAGGGGCTGGTGTGGACCACTTCACGCAACATTCTGATCGCCTCACTGTTTTTAATGGGGTTTTCCCCGACCCGTTTGAGCAAATGGTATCCGCCCAAACGGTGA
- a CDS encoding CYCXC family (seleno)protein — protein sequence MGKKQSKKNKKAAASPSTNKKYTLPAVFAAVLGAILMGGYLFTQPPATPVASATGHLIETRPVLTPALFTGKAALAYRYAAEIPKVIDSQFCYCYCKRDHGHKTLLTCFTTMHGSKCGVCIDEVIYAYELYKSGKTLDEIVKAVDDRFYRPYKRHL from the coding sequence ATGGGTAAGAAACAGTCCAAAAAGAACAAGAAGGCCGCAGCATCGCCTTCAACGAATAAAAAATACACGCTCCCGGCGGTGTTTGCCGCTGTGTTGGGGGCCATTTTGATGGGCGGCTACCTGTTCACCCAGCCCCCGGCCACCCCCGTGGCCTCGGCGACGGGCCACCTGATCGAAACCCGTCCGGTGCTGACCCCGGCCCTGTTCACCGGCAAGGCCGCTCTTGCCTACCGGTACGCGGCGGAAATCCCGAAGGTGATCGACAGCCAGTTCTGCTACTGTTACTGCAAGCGCGATCACGGTCACAAAACGCTCCTGACCTGCTTCACCACCATGCACGGCTCCAAATGCGGCGTCTGCATCGACGAAGTGATCTACGCGTACGAGCTGTACAAATCCGGCAAGACTCTCGATGAAATCGTGAAAGCGGTGGATGACCGGTTTTACCGTCCCTACAAACGGCACCTGTAA
- a CDS encoding peroxiredoxin family protein, translated as MEHVLEKKPVSVYIPYSLLAAALLFIFVKALDNVPPKPFETEYPAEAFLAPGFELPTLNGGKISLKDYRGKVVFINFWATWCATCKVEMPSMQKVYDKFKDRGFEMLTISVDKDQKLIQPFMEEYNLTFPVLLDPDEEIAKQVYKTTGVPETFIVSKSGVIVHKAIGPRDWATEDAMAAFQQLVEQS; from the coding sequence ATGGAACACGTCCTGGAAAAGAAACCTGTCAGTGTCTATATCCCGTACTCGCTCCTCGCGGCGGCTCTTCTGTTTATTTTCGTGAAGGCGCTGGACAACGTGCCGCCGAAACCGTTCGAGACGGAATACCCGGCGGAGGCGTTCCTCGCCCCCGGCTTCGAACTGCCCACCCTGAACGGCGGCAAGATATCCCTCAAGGATTACCGCGGGAAGGTGGTGTTCATCAACTTCTGGGCCACCTGGTGCGCCACCTGCAAGGTGGAGATGCCTTCCATGCAGAAGGTGTACGACAAGTTCAAGGACCGGGGATTCGAGATGCTGACCATCAGCGTGGACAAGGACCAGAAACTGATCCAGCCGTTCATGGAAGAATACAACCTCACGTTCCCCGTCCTGCTCGACCCGGATGAGGAAATCGCCAAGCAGGTGTACAAGACCACCGGCGTGCCGGAAACCTTCATCGTCAGCAAAAGCGGCGTTATCGTACACAAGGCCATCGGCCCGCGCGACTGGGCGACGGAAGACGCCATGGCCGCATTCCAGCAACTCGTGGAGCAATCCTGA
- a CDS encoding cytochrome b, whose translation MANGIVETVKNRLGYKELEYPIPEHANTIRYSLGGMTLSSFSILLITGILLAQFYVPNPERANASVHYLVDQVYLGWFLRGLHFWAAEALTVTLLLHMIRVAHTAAYKAPREVNWLIGVGLLLMMVGFLFTGTVLKWDQEAYEALMHFNWVADNLGILGYPLTEKFAQGVPILNRVYMAHISLLPVITIPLLGLHLFYIKYHKLSPLPGQPEVGETHKTSGEMDTPPVVQRHMPFTRHLQYLNMAGAGVFFIVCLLALTIAPPLGDQPVFGMEVTKPPWQFVWIYALENLWVPFLIVAPALIVLFLVAVPFIDRGPERDWRKRPLATAVLAFCIVLALALIIWGKVTTMTHSM comes from the coding sequence ATGGCGAATGGAATCGTTGAGACAGTGAAAAACCGGCTCGGCTACAAGGAGCTGGAGTACCCCATCCCCGAACACGCCAACACCATCCGCTACTCGCTGGGCGGTATGACGCTGTCGTCCTTCTCCATCCTTCTCATCACCGGCATCCTGCTGGCGCAGTTTTACGTGCCGAATCCCGAACGCGCCAACGCCAGTGTGCATTACCTGGTGGACCAGGTGTATCTGGGATGGTTCCTGCGCGGCCTGCATTTCTGGGCGGCGGAGGCGTTGACCGTCACCCTGCTTTTGCACATGATCCGCGTCGCGCACACGGCGGCGTACAAGGCCCCGCGCGAAGTCAACTGGCTGATCGGCGTGGGATTGCTTTTGATGATGGTCGGCTTCCTGTTCACCGGCACCGTGCTCAAGTGGGACCAGGAAGCGTACGAGGCGCTCATGCACTTCAACTGGGTGGCGGACAACCTGGGCATCCTTGGCTACCCGCTGACGGAGAAGTTCGCACAGGGAGTGCCGATCCTCAACCGCGTGTACATGGCGCACATCAGCCTGCTACCTGTCATCACCATTCCGTTGCTCGGACTGCACCTGTTCTACATCAAGTACCACAAGCTGTCGCCCCTGCCGGGTCAGCCGGAGGTGGGTGAGACTCATAAAACCTCGGGCGAGATGGACACGCCGCCGGTGGTCCAGCGGCACATGCCGTTCACCCGTCATCTTCAATACCTGAACATGGCGGGCGCAGGAGTGTTCTTCATCGTCTGCCTGCTGGCGCTCACCATCGCACCGCCGTTGGGCGACCAGCCGGTGTTCGGGATGGAGGTCACGAAGCCGCCGTGGCAGTTCGTCTGGATCTACGCGCTGGAAAATTTGTGGGTGCCGTTTCTGATCGTCGCGCCCGCGCTCATCGTGCTGTTCCTCGTGGCGGTGCCGTTCATCGACCGCGGCCCGGAACGCGACTGGCGCAAACGCCCGCTGGCCACCGCCGTGCTTGCCTTCTGCATCGTGCTGGCGCTCGCCCTCATCATCTGGGGCAAGGTCACCACCATGACCCATTCGATGTGA
- a CDS encoding glutaredoxin family protein, producing the protein MIEIEILTKADCCLCDEAKEVVEAVLADYPATLTLTDIESDAALFEAYKEKIPVVRLNGEDSFIYKVHPVTLRKRLEEIDGGQK; encoded by the coding sequence ATGATCGAGATCGAAATTCTGACCAAGGCCGACTGCTGTCTGTGCGACGAGGCGAAAGAGGTGGTCGAGGCGGTGCTCGCCGACTACCCGGCGACGCTCACGCTCACGGACATCGAATCCGATGCCGCCCTGTTCGAGGCGTACAAGGAAAAGATTCCCGTGGTGCGGCTGAACGGCGAGGACAGTTTTATCTACAAAGTCCACCCCGTCACCCTGCGCAAGCGGCTGGAGGAAATCGACGGCGGTCAAAAATAA
- a CDS encoding 4a-hydroxytetrahydrobiopterin dehydratase gives MVQKTALTDDELQQKLKEMAPEWKVDKNEKGLPFIYRVYRAKEYLKGIDFVRQVAEEAEKENHHPDILIHYKRITVRYWTHTVSGVTLADVEMAQQIDPLFEKE, from the coding sequence ATGGTACAGAAAACCGCGCTGACGGATGACGAGCTTCAGCAGAAACTGAAAGAGATGGCGCCGGAATGGAAGGTCGATAAAAACGAGAAGGGCCTGCCCTTCATCTACCGCGTGTACCGCGCCAAGGAGTATTTGAAAGGGATCGACTTCGTCCGCCAGGTGGCCGAGGAAGCGGAGAAGGAGAACCACCACCCCGACATCCTGATCCACTACAAACGCATCACCGTGCGTTACTGGACGCACACGGTCAGCGGCGTCACCCTGGCCGACGTCGAAATGGCCCAGCAGATCGACCCGCTGTTCGAGAAGGAGTGA